From Coffea arabica cultivar ET-39 chromosome 10e, Coffea Arabica ET-39 HiFi, whole genome shotgun sequence, one genomic window encodes:
- the LOC140015353 gene encoding uncharacterized protein isoform X2, translating into MEVPPFHHHRYVPPPSNFSESPNFYHHPQSHHRLPAPAQQHHHQHHQQPPPLPHLPPPSAPQHHRPHLRPQLPPPPPLPTPPQSQFKFRPRHHAIDPVPSPSPGPAPSGQFSNFIPPHLLNQPARPPLSPHRVPSNHQYDHRHRNPSFYNENSRFSDPWLDLPAPARAPVEPDFRYQPQQQRRPLSPLPPRTDSYVMRDFDGSARYRDDGISEGFRNAANPEIPLWGEWKERDFEVVDDGNDYRYHSGHPGFERNISPGFERGIDRINRDIVAADSRDICISQSPSRNFSLNVGNYESYNDRADDLRWAYSRLEKDHEHVEDDRVSLASYGVRRELFDSCYDDDDRLSSDRVEEELYSRSLRKKQVQKKSALLRIQLGKGNNRNNNRNKSHDNSRYSRAYYDDSKLSFGGSFKGKEKDDFVHPDWKTEGQREKSPVELDVSFKSNALVAKAIKATSSPMAEPDKSLAPRNRKLKKINSNDGQGIKMSENSVKAASFASELDASSFSDKDHKESSDKIISFKPDTSTGGLDSLLSSDKRGKGSAEKVIVVKTDNSAPGLDFPSGSGKDLEVLTEETSVCDCRTDVVEENNAGNESLALVCSDQGVKRVAPDGVHLQRARKKKTVRVSIQNETTNVDNSSTSSQSAASDLDEGVTLLRDSTSSAGLDATNDVLSPSLTNDLAVEEVNNSSENVVSDIKEDGVGISPSQKIPSQFSALLSVSLNPGDTDLHGGSRNEDKVVDNELFGLNSDKDLIESQNTFVPSCMGDPDAAVELPCLNGSLLVENDLLREDILSVHSNVSLSTLKENEVHDGQIDASTSTLNACSASTLCKSPGSMPIAHKGYIDTGSEEFVPLQVNVSHENDNDRDSPHPNLLVTDVGILGPSKIEKPTTCEVAENHDLYDNSLNCPASSKSFFSDPLGKSAASDTCLLEDSGKQSIAGCATSLPLNAPRERFPRSMVSHSPKVGRKRKARDDQPGIHDKLTSEADGFIASALDDGDRSSTLWVAKNLVSAEEEIGLGNGSNGVETGCPEEGPPEFNPSVQSGKKRKGFSLTLPSPALSEISQDPKDATQPGCLSDAEEHTIQPEDRVDLSSSCDTAFAGVTPYSEASVILLREDVTAGESYQSPGGGTRGHSAILENEMPSPAKLEADKNDNASSSLSASALQIADDTLSGSGEGNFIRSDMNEKQCFGDADHANHLILEETLAARGNTSLCSDLGGVSASSSTDRQMDSVPDTLSCMGSPEDVISSISTGMLNDGTRLSNLSEIIEGKDPISNKNLISGGDMIPLSVKPPSHTSKRGTKLGDAVPLDLAVDIKAPSLLSRKTFKVTQDSNPLPKKSSLTTNVPNSSFIGNFSGPTSIKYPSASKVSPFNHVARPRTWHRTLSSSPSIKYPSASKVSPFNHVARPRTWHRTLSSSPSVVGQKPHGNCIQPQTNNKKEVAKVQSSYVRRGNSLVRKPSPVVATPQGVKASRSSIGHLDSGIHDMRKGGGSENTTRVVDPPGSASLDASNACPVRPKTPPLISSVKLLDCLAPNPGDLTFSLLADQPINKCPFETPCKSSEHMNTGRSSQDEAKSSFNGCQTGVGKDSDCQNNADESSNGKKILYVKRKSNQLVAASDSDDISLHSAEKAQVLSSGGYYKRRKNQLIRTSLEEGVRQRVVPDKILSLQQQDAQKNIQTRCSNKRLPGKIWLPLLTLAGFMKKKFSLVWTLCGTMSSKKDGSSERWQRVLPYLFPWRRATYWTNFMHSLSSVPIDSAASTVGQKLLLSRKRDAIYKKSISGFSLRRSKVLSVGGRSLKWSKSIERKSRKANEDATLAVVAAEKRKRARNGAVFTLSKSRNYVSRERIFRIGSERYRMDPTRKTLQRISDERPSYSDDPTENKRKKFYVPRRLLIGSDEYIRIGNGNQLVRDPKRRIRILANEKVRWSLHTARLRLARKKKYCQFFTRFGKCNKDDKKCPYIHDPSKIAVCTKFLNGSCSNPDCKLTHQVIPERMQDCSYFLQGLCSNESCPYRHVNVNPNSPICEGFLRGYCADGNECQKKHTYVCPAFEATGDCPQGPKCKLHHPKKKRKGMKRKAASVQKNARGRYFGAKPPDIAVSKAAVSEIISGKGDDIFAQDGKFSDYISLDVSIEEMERSFELRSEPTYYNEEPSHMEEAEVDELIKPVRIMNKNLITASSPAVNSSSDMTTSYVSEESLL; encoded by the exons ATGGAGGTCCCTCCATTCCACCACCACAGGTACGTTCCTCCTCCCTCAAATTTTTCTGAAAGCCCTAATTTTTACCACCACCCCCAATCCCACCACCGTCTTCCTGCGCCGGCACAGCAGCACCACCACCAACACCACCAGCAGCCGCCACCCCTCCCTCACCTTCCACCACCTTCAGCGCCGCAGCATCACCGACCACACCTCCGTCCTCaactccctccccctccccctctccctACCCCTCCCCAGTCCCAATTCAAATTCCGCCCCCGCCACCATGCGATTGACCCTgtcccctccccctcccccggCCCTGCTCCCTCCGGCCAATTTTCCAACTTCATTCCGCCCCATCTTCTCAACCAACCAGCTCGCCCGCCTTTATCCCCTCATAGGGTTCCATCTAACCACCAGTACGACCACCGTCATCGAAACCCAAGCTTTTACAATGAGAATTCTCGATTTTCTGACCCTTGGCTGGACTTGCCTGCGCCGGCTAGGGCTCCGGTTGAGCCTGACTTCCGTTACCAGCCGCAGCAGCAGCGCCGGCCTCTTTCCCCTCTTCCGCCCCGAACTGATAGTTATGTAATGAGGGATTTTGATGGTAGTGCTAGATATAGGGATGATGGGATCTCTGAGGGGTTTAGAAATGCTGCTAATCCAGAAATTCCTTTGTGGGGTGAGTGGAAAGAGAGAGATTTTGAAGTAGTCGATGATGGGAATGATTACCGGTATCATAGCGGTCATCCTGGGTTCGAGAGGAATATTAGTCCTGGCTTTGAAAGGGGTATTGATAGAATCAACAGGGATATTGTAGCTGCTGATTCTCGAGACATTTGTATCAGCCAGAGCccatctagaaatttttccttgAATGTAGGAAATTATGAGTCGTATAATGATAGAGCGGACGATCTTAGATGGGCTTATTCCCGGTTAGAGAAGGACCACGAGCATGTTGAGGATGATAGGGTTTCATTAGCCTCTTATGGTGTGCGGCGGGAGTTATTTGATAGTTGCTATGATGATGACGATAGGTTGAGTAGTGATAGGGTTGAAGAAGAGCTGTACAGTAGGTCTCTCAGGAAGAAACAAGTGCAGAAAAAGAGCGCTTTGCTTAGGATTCAGTTAGGAAAGGGTAACAACAGAAACAACAATAGGAATAAAAGCCATGATAATAGCCGTTATTCGAGGGCTTATTATGATGACTCAAAATTGAGTTTCGGTGGTAGCTTCaaggggaaagaaaaagatgattttGTACATCCGGATTGGAAAACAGAGGGGCAGAGGGAGAAAAGCCCTGTGGAGCTGGATGTTTCATTTAAATCAAATGCACTTGTTGCCAAGGCTATAAAGGCTACCTCAAGCCCTATGGCTGAGCCGGATAAGAGTTTAGCACCTAGAAATAGGAAGCTCAAGAAAATTAATTCCAATGATGGCCAAGGAATTAAAATGAGTGAGAATTCGGTTAAAGCTGCAAGTTTTGCCAGTGAACTTGATGCTTCATCTTTTTCTGACAAAGATCATAAGGAGTCATCGGATAAGATTATTTCTTTCAAACCTGACACTTCTACAGGCGGTTTGGATTCTCTGTTGAGTTCTGACAAACGTGGTAAAGGATCAGCAGAGAAGGTTATTGTGGTTAAAACTGACAACTCTGCACCTGGGCTGGATTTTCCTTCTGGTTCAGGCAAAGATCTGGAAGTGTTGACCGAGGAAACATCAGTGTGTGATTGTAGGACAGATGTTGTTGAAGAAAACAATGCAGGTAATGAATCTTTGGCGTTGGTATGTTCTGATCAGGGTGTTAAACGTGTTGCACCTGATGGAGTACATTTGCAAAGAGCTAGGAAGAAGAAGACTGTTAGAGTTTCTATTCAAAATGAGACTACTAATGTTGACAATTCTTCTACAAGCAGTCAGTCTGCAGCCTCTGATCTGGATGAGGGTGTTACACTTTTGAGAGATAGTACTTCTTCTGCTGGACTGGATGCAACGAATGATGTTCTTTCGCCATCTCTTACAAATGATCTTGCTGTTGAGGAAGTAAATAATTCTTCGGAAAATGTAGTTTCTGATATAAAGGAAGATGGTGTTGGCATCAGTCCTAGTCAGAAAATTCCATCTCAATTTTCCGCTTTGCTGTCTGTATCATTGAATCCTGGGGATACTGATTTACATGGGGGTTCCAGGAATGAAGATAAAGTGGTTGATAATGAGCTTTTTGGGTTGAATTCTGACAAAGATCTAATTgaatcacaaaatacatttgTTCCTTCTTGTATGGGTGATCCAGATGCTGCTGTTGAGCTTCCTTGTTTGAATGGATCTTTACTGGTTGAGAATGATCTTCTTAGAGAGGACATCCTGTCAGTCCACAGCAATGTTAGCTTGTCAACTTTGAAGGAGAACGAGGTTCATGATGGTCAGATAGATGCATCAACCTCAACCCTCAATGCATGTAGTGCTTCAACTTTATGTAAAAGTCCAGGAAGTATGCCTATCGCACATAAGGGGTATATAGATACTGGTTCTGAGGAGTTTGTCCCACTTCAGGTCAATGTATCGCATGAGAATGACAATGATAGAGATTCGCCTCATCCAAATCTATTGGTTACTGATGTTGGAATTCTTGGTCCATCAAAGATTGAGAAACCAACCACCTGTGAAGTTGCCGAAAATCATGATTTGTATGATAATAGTTTGAATTGCCCTGCATCGTCTAAAAGCTTCTTTTCAGATCCTTTAGGGAAAAGTGCTGCTTCTGATACCTGCTTATTGGAGGATAGTGGCAAGCAGTCAATTGCTGGCTGTGCTACATCATTACCTTTGAATGCTCCTCGTGAAAGATTTCCAAGGTCGATGGTTTCTCATTCACCGAAGGTCGGGAGGAAGAGGAAGGCTAGAGATGATCAACCAGGTATTCATGATAAACTGACTAGTGAAGCAGATGGGTTTATTGCTAGTGCTCTAGATGATGGCGATAGAAGCTCAACTCTTTGGGTGGCAAAGAATCTTGTTTCTGCAGAGGAGGAAATTGGTCTGGGAAATGGATCTAATGGTGTGGAAACAGGCTGTCCAGAGGAAGGCCCTCCAGAGTTTAATCCTTCTGTTCAAAGTGGGAAGAAGAGAAAGGGTTTTTCTTTAACATTGCCCTCTCCGGCACTTTCTGAAATCAGCCAAGACCCTAAAGATGCAACTCAACCAGGATGTTTGTCTGATGCTGAAGAACATACTATTCAACCAGAAGACAGAGTTGATCTTTCTAGCTCATGTGATACTGCTTTTGCTGGTGTGACACCTTATTCGGAGGCATCAGTCATTTTGTTGAGAGAGGACGTAACTGCTGGGGAATCATATCAGTCACCTGGAGGTGGCACTAGGGGGCATTCTGCAATACTTGAAAATGAGATGCCTTCACCAGCAAAGTTAGAAGCTGATAAAAATGATAATGCTTCTTCGAGTCTTTCTGCTTCTGCCCTTCAAATTGCTGATGATACGCTTAGCGGAAGTGGTGAGGGAAATTTTATTAGGTCTGATATGAATGAGAAGCAATGTTTTGGAGATGCTGATCATGCAAATCACTTGATTCTAGAAGAAACTTTGGCTGCTCGTGGTAATACATCTTTATGCTCTGATTTAGGTGGTGTCTCTGCTAGCAGTTCTACTGATAGACAGATGGACTCTGTTCCTGATACATTGTCCTGTATGGGTTCTCCTGAAGATGTGATTTCTAGTATAAGCACAGGTATGTTGAATGATGGTACACGACTTAGCAACTTATCAGAAATTATTGAGGGGAAGGATCCTATATCTAACAAGAATCTTATTTCTGGGGGTGACATGATCCCACTTTCAGTAAAGCCACCTTCACATACTTCAAAAAGGGGCACAAAATTAGGTGATGCAGTTCCTTTGGATCTGGCTGTAGATATTAAAGCTCCCTCACTGTTATCTCGGAAAACTTTTAAAGTAACTCAGGACTCAAATCCTTTACCGAAGAAATCAAGTTTGACAACGAATGTGCCAAACTCATCTTTCATTGGTAATTTTTCTGGACCTACATCTATCAAGTACCCCTCTGCATCAAAAGTATCTCCATTCAACCATGTTGCAAGACCACGAACATGGCATCGAACTCTTAGCTCTTCCCCTTCTATCAAGTACCCCTCTGCATCAAAAGTATCTCCATTCAACCATGTTGCAAGACCACGAACATGGCATCGAACTCTTAGCTCTTCCCCTTCTGTTGTGGGACAAAAACCACATGGAAACTGCATTCAACCACAGACTAATAATAAGAAAGAGGTTGCTAAGGTTCAAAGCTCTTATGTTCGTAGGGGAAACAGTCTTGTTAGGAAGCCATCTCCAGTTGTTGCTACCCCCCAAGGAGTAAAGGCTTCCAGGTCCTCTATTGGACACTTGGATTCTGGTATCCATGATATGAGGAAGGGTGGAGGATCTGAGAATACAACTAGGGTTGTTGACCCACCAGGCTCTGCATCATTGGATGCATCCAATGCTTGTCCAGTGAGGCCAAAAACCCCGCCACTAATAAGTAGCGTAAAATTATTGGATTGCCTGGCTCCCAACCCAGGGGATTTGACTTTCTCACTCCTGGCTGATCAACCAATAAATAAGTGTCCTTTCGAAACTCCTTGCAAATCTTCAGAGCACATGAATACGGGGAGGTCTTCTCAGGATGAAGCGAAATCTTCTTTTAATGGTTGCCAAACTGGTGTAGGGAAAGATTCGGATTGCCAGAATAATGCGGATGAAAGCAGTAACGGGAAGAAGATACTATATGTTAAGAGAAAGTCAAATCAGTTGGTTGCAGCTTCTGATTCGGATGATATATCTCTCCATAGTGCAGAGAAGGCCCAAGTGTTATCATCTGGTGGCTACTATAAGAGGAGGAAAAATCAGCTGATCAGGACATCATTGGAAGAAGGTGTAAGGCAAAGGGTCGTCCCGGATAAGATCTTAAGCTTGCAGCAGCAGGATGCTCAGAAGAATATCCAGACTAGGTGTTCTAATAAGAGGCTGCCTG GTAAAATATGGTTACCTCTGTTAACACTTGCAGGGTTTATGAAGAAAAAGTTTTCTCTGGTTTGGACACTGTGCGGTACAATGTCATCAAAGAAAGATGGTAGTTCAGAGAGATGGCAGAGAGTGCTGCCATACTTATTTCCTTGGAGAAGGGCTACATACTGGACCAATTTCATGCACAGTTTGAGTTCCGTTCCAATTGACAGTGCAGCTTCTACAGTTGG CCAGAAACTGCTGTTATCAAGAAAGAGGGATGCAATCTATAAAAAATCAATTAGTGGATTCTCCCTTCGAAGATCCAAGGTACTTAGTGTGGGTGGTCGTAGTTTGAAGTGGTCAAAATCCATTGAGAGGAAATCCAGAAAAGCTAATGAG GATGCTACACTAGCAGTTGTTGCAGCTGAGAAGCGGAAAAGAGCACGAAATGGTGCTGTTTTTACTCTGTCTAAGAGCAGAAATTATGTTTCTC GCGAGCGGATATTCCGAATTGGTTCAGAGAGATATAGAATGGACCCGACCAGGAAGACGTTACAAAGGATCTCAG ATGAGCGACCTTCATACTCAGATGACCCGactgaaaacaaaagaaagaagtttTATGTTCCAAGGAGATTACTAATTGGCAGTGATGA ATACATTCGAATTGGAAATGGTAATCAGTTAGTTAGAGATCCAAAGAGAAGAATTCGAATATTGGCAAATGAGAAAGTTCGTTGGAGTCTGCACACTGCTAGATTGCGATTGGCTAGAAAGAAAAAGTACTGTCAGTTTTTTACAAGATTTGGGAAATGTAACAAGGATGATAAAAAATGTCCTTACATCCACGATCCCTCAAAAATTGCGGTCTGCACTAAATTTTTGAATGGTTCTTGCTCCAATCCTGATTGCAAGTTGACTCATCAG GTCATTCCTGAGCGGATGCAAGATTGCTCCTATTTTCTGCAAG GATTGTGCTCTAATGAAAGTTGTCCATATAGACATGTTAATGTGAACCCAAATTCCCCTATTTGTGAAGGTTTTCTAAGGGGTTATTGTGCTGATGGCAATGAG TGCCAGAAGAAACACACATATGTATGTCCTGCATTTGAAGCTACAGGAGATTGTCCGCAAGGTCCTAAGTGCAAGCTTCACCATCCCAAAAAGAAACGGAAGGGAATGAAAAGGAAGGCTGCAAGTGTTCAGAAAAATGCGCGAGGACGCTATTTTGGAGCTAAGCCTCCAGATATCGCAGTCTCAAAAGCAGCTGTTTCTGAAATAATATCTGGAAAGGGTGATGACATTTTTGCTCAGGATGGAAAGTTCAGTGATTATATTAGCTTAGATGTTAGCATTGAAGAAATGGAACGAAGTTTTGAGCTGAGAAGCGAGCCGACTTACTACAATGAAGAACCTTCACACATGGAAGAAGCCGAGGTCGATGAACTGATAAAACCTGTCCGCATAATGAACAAAAATTTAATTACGGCTTCATCTCCTGCAGTTAATAGTTCAAGTGATATGACCACCAGCTATGTTTCGGAGGAGTCTCTGTTGTAG